In the genome of Dermacentor andersoni chromosome 3, qqDerAnde1_hic_scaffold, whole genome shotgun sequence, one region contains:
- the LOC126540961 gene encoding uncharacterized protein codes for MKTYFFIIALASAAFGHSVATIGVPATGLAADPYVAPVVSTAVHHAPTLSEASRVTSFETARPGVPHTVARVSSYTPAGVHAVHASVPTAVTGAVHVPGYTYLPRYSHRYDGSVAATPYVAPVVSTAVHQAPTVSEASRVTSFETARPGVPHTVAAVSSYTPAAVQTVHASVPTAVTGAVHVPGYTYLPRYSHRYDGRVAATPYVAPVVSTAVHQAPTVSEASRVTSFETARPGVPHTVAAVSSYTPAAVQTVHASVPTAVTGAVHVPGYTYLPRYSHRYDGRVATTPYVAPVVSTAVHQAPTVSEASRVTSFETARPGVPHTVAAVSSYTPAAVQTVHAAVPTAVTGAVHVPGYTYLPRYSHRYDGGVAAAPYVAPVVSTAVHQAPTVSEASRVTSFETARPGVPHSVGSVSSYTPAAVHGVHTAVPVAVTGGVQVPGYTYLPRYSHRVEPQPIRYPYTYGATPYGFSYGRRLDTVGYVGYSQKS; via the exons ATGAAAACA TACTTCTTCATCATTGCCCTGGCCAGTGCGGCCTTTGGCCACAGCGTCGCCACCATCGGCGTGCCAGCAACCGGCCTGGCAGCCGATCCTTACGTAGCACCCGTTGTGTCTactgccgtacaccacgccccGACCTTGTCAGAAGCCTCCCGTGTGACCAGCTTTGAGACTGCTCGACCAGGAGTACCCCACACCGTGGCGAGAGTATCTAGCTATACACCCGCTGGCGTACACGCGGTCCACGCCTCGGTTCCTACCGCCGTGACTGGTGCCGTACATGTACCTGGTTACACCTACTTGCCACGCTACAGCCACCGCTACGATGGCAGCGTGGCAGCCACTCCTTACGTGGCACCGGTTGTGTCTACCGCCGTGCACCAGGCGCCTACCGTGTCCGAAGCCTCGCGTGTGACCAGCTTTGAGACTGCTCGGCCGGGGGTCCCGCACACTGTGGCCGCAGTCTCCAGCTACACTCCCGCTGCTGTCCAGACTGTCCACGCCTCGGTTCCTACCGCCGTGACTGGTGCCGTACATGTACCTGGTTACACCTACTTGCCACGCTACAGCCACCGCTACGATGGCCGCGTGGCAGCCACTCCTTATGTGGCACCGGTGGTGTCTACCGCCGTGCACCAGGCGCCTACCGTGTCCGAAGCCTCGCGTGTGACCAGCTTTGAGACTGCTCGGCCGGGGGTCCCGCACACTGTGGCCGCAGTCTCCAGCTACACTCCCGCTGCTGTCCAGACTGTCCACGCCTCGGTTCCTACCGCCGTGACTGGTGCCGTACATGTACCTGGTTACACCTACTTGCCACGCTACAGCCACCGCTACGATGGCCGCGTGGCAACCACTCCTTACGTGGCACCGGTGGTGTCTACCGCCGTACACCAGGCGCCTACCGTGTCCGAAGCCTCGCGTGTGACCAGCTTTGAGACTGCTCGGCCGGGGGTCCCGCACACTGTGGCCGCAGTCTCCAGCTACACTCCCGCTGCTGTCCAGACTGTCCACGCCGCGGTTCCTACCGCCGTGACTGGTGCCGTACATGTACCTGGTTACACCTACTTGCCACGCTACAGCCACCGCTACGATGGCGGCGTGGCAGCCGCTCCTTACGTGGCACCCGTGGTGTCTACCGCCGTGCATCAGGCGCCTACCGTGTCCGAAGCCTCGCGTGTGACCAGCTTTGAGACTGCTCGGCCGGGAGTCCCACATAGTGTGGGAAGTGTGTCTAGCTACACACCCGCGGCCGTCCACGGGGTCCACACCGCAGTTCCCGTCGCGGTGACTGGTGGTGTCCAAGTGCCCGGTTATACTTACTTGCCCCGCTATAGCCACCGTGTCGAGCCCCAACCTATTCGCTACCCTTACACCTATGGTGCAACCCCGTACGGATTCAGCTATGGACGAAGGCTGGACACCGTCGGATACGTTGGTTACTCCCAGAAAAGCTAG